The genomic region AAATCTTTTATATTGGCAATTTCCACGGCTTTTCTTAGTTTATTCTTATCAATATAATCTTCACCAATGGAAATATTGTTGGCAATCGTATCATTAAAAATATATCCTTCCTGCATTACCACGCCGCAATGATCTCTCCAGTATTTGGGAGAAACATTCTTTAAGCTGACATTTCCTATTTTGATGTCTCCTTCATTGGGTTCATAGAATTTCATCAGAAGTTTCAAAAGGGTGGTTTTTCCGCTTCCGCTGGCTCCTACAATGGCTGTTGTTTTCTGATAGGGGATGGTTAGTTCCAGATTTTCAAATACAAAAGAGTCTGAACCAATATACCTGAAAGACATATTATGTATTTCCAGATCTTTTTGAGGCACTTCGGAAACATACAGGTCATCTTTGTTTTCTTCATCATCCTTGTCATGGATCTCACCTAATCTTTCCAGTGAAATTTTTGCATCCTGGGTTTGTTTGATAAAATCAATTAACTGCAATAGCGGGCTGTTTAACTGTCCAATGATATATTGTACGGAAAGCATCATTCCCAGGGTAAGATTTCCGGATAAAACGAGCTTTGCGGACAGAAAGCTTACCAGAATATCTTTCATCTGATTGATAAAGTTACCTCCTACAGACTGCCACTGCTCGATCGAAAGAGATTTGATCCTGAGCTTGAATAACTTAACCTGTAAAAACTCCCAATCCCAGCGTTTTTGTTTTTCTGCATTATGCATTTTGATTTCCTGCATCCCGTTGATCAGTTCAATAACCTTGCTTTGTTCCTGGGAAACCTGGGAGAATCTTTTATAATCAAGCTCTTTTCTCTTTTTCAGAAAGAAGCTGATCCAACCAATATACAGCACGGCACCCACCAGATAAACGATAAAGAGCCTGTAATCATAAAACAGCAGAACAATGCTGAAAATAATAAGGTTTACCAGTGAGAATAATGTATTCAGGGAGGAACTGGTAAGGAGCTGCTCTATTCTATGATGGTCATTGATTCTTTGCATGATATCTCCGGTCATTCTTGTATCAAAGAAGCTGATTGGCAGTTTCATCAGTTTGATAAAGAAATCAGAGATAATGGAAATATTGATTCTTGAAGAGAGATGGAGCAAGATCCAGCTCCGTATCACTTCAATTCCCATTCTTCCTATAAAAAGCATTATTTGAGCGAACAGAACAAGA from Chryseobacterium shigense harbors:
- a CDS encoding peptidase domain-containing ABC transporter, with product MNKKFPFYKQPDGKDCGPTCLRIISRYYGKTISLQHIRNFSETTREGSSLLGLSDAAENLGFRSLGVRIDFDTLAKEMPLPCIVHWNNVHFVVVYKIDKTNKVYISDPSYGLITYNKEEFIKFWIGENAQSDTEEGIGLVLETTPAFFQTEFEDHESKASFSFLSKYLLKYKSLVLQLTVGLLAASLLSLIFPFLTQSIVDVGIQNQDLNFIYLVLFAQIMLFIGRMGIEVIRSWILLHLSSRINISIISDFFIKLMKLPISFFDTRMTGDIMQRINDHHRIEQLLTSSSLNTLFSLVNLIIFSIVLLFYDYRLFIVYLVGAVLYIGWISFFLKKRKELDYKRFSQVSQEQSKVIELINGMQEIKMHNAEKQKRWDWEFLQVKLFKLRIKSLSIEQWQSVGGNFINQMKDILVSFLSAKLVLSGNLTLGMMLSVQYIIGQLNSPLLQLIDFIKQTQDAKISLERLGEIHDKDDEENKDDLYVSEVPQKDLEIHNMSFRYIGSDSFVFENLELTIPYQKTTAIVGASGSGKTTLLKLLMKFYEPNEGDIKIGNVSLKNVSPKYWRDHCGVVMQEGYIFNDTIANNISIGEDYIDKNKLRKAVEIANIKDFVESLPLSYNTQIGNEGIGVSGGQKQRLFIARAVYKSPGYIFFDEATSALDANNEKVIMENLEQFFKGKTAVVIAHRLSTVRHADKIIVLDKGRVVEEGNHAELVALKGEYYRLVKNQLELGN